The Lacrimispora xylanolytica genome has a segment encoding these proteins:
- a CDS encoding sulfite exporter TauE/SafE family protein, which translates to MISITVIILLVSVFAGFIGSLLGLGGGIIITPALTLLLGIDIKYAIGASIVSVIATSSGSAIAYLKDKITNVRAGMFLEIATTIGALTGAFFAGVVSTRYLYLIFGFLLLYSAGNMFKKRNQELPQEFPVNPLADKLKLNGSYWDRALSRQVDYHVTGVYGGFGMMYAAGVISGLLGIGSGIFKVMAMDSFMKLPMKVSTATSNFMIGVTAAASAGIYLTRGNIDPKIAAPVALGVLLGAAVGTKLMQRLKSTTLRLVFIPVLLYVSIEMIMKGIRL; encoded by the coding sequence ATGATTTCCATAACAGTAATAATATTGCTCGTATCAGTATTTGCAGGCTTTATAGGTTCTCTTTTGGGGCTGGGAGGAGGTATCATCATTACTCCGGCCCTTACGCTTTTGCTCGGCATTGATATCAAGTATGCCATTGGGGCAAGCATTGTATCCGTAATCGCAACTTCCAGCGGCTCTGCCATTGCTTACTTAAAGGATAAGATTACCAATGTACGTGCAGGGATGTTTCTGGAGATTGCAACTACCATAGGAGCGCTGACCGGGGCATTTTTTGCAGGGGTAGTCAGTACCAGGTACTTATACTTAATCTTTGGATTCCTTTTGCTGTATTCGGCAGGGAATATGTTCAAAAAGAGAAATCAGGAGCTTCCACAGGAATTTCCCGTCAATCCGCTGGCGGATAAGCTGAAACTAAATGGAAGCTATTGGGACAGGGCCCTTTCCCGGCAGGTGGATTATCATGTGACCGGAGTTTACGGTGGTTTTGGCATGATGTATGCTGCCGGTGTGATATCAGGGCTTTTGGGAATTGGAAGCGGAATCTTCAAAGTGATGGCAATGGATTCCTTTATGAAGCTGCCCATGAAGGTATCCACAGCAACCAGTAATTTTATGATAGGAGTGACAGCCGCCGCCAGTGCCGGGATATATTTGACCAGAGGAAATATTGATCCTAAGATCGCGGCACCGGTTGCGCTTGGAGTTCTTCTGGGTGCAGCAGTGGGAACGAAGCTTATGCAAAGGCTGAAAAGCACAACCCTGCGGCTGGTCTTTATTCCGGTTTTACTGTATGTATCCATTGAGATGATCATGAAAGGCATAAGACTATGA
- a CDS encoding CDGSH iron-sulfur domain-containing protein encodes MSEPVIAQKFPYSVDVEEGKTYYWCSCGRSGSQPFCDGSHQGTDFSPLPFTAEKTETVHLCGCKMTKNPPFCDGAHHSL; translated from the coding sequence ATGAGTGAACCAGTGATTGCACAGAAATTTCCTTATTCTGTAGATGTAGAAGAAGGCAAAACATATTATTGGTGTTCCTGTGGAAGAAGTGGAAGTCAGCCGTTCTGCGATGGATCTCATCAGGGGACTGATTTTAGCCCGCTTCCATTTACCGCTGAAAAGACAGAGACTGTCCATCTATGCGGATGTAAGATGACCAAGAATCCACCATTTTGTGATGGAGCCCACCATTCTCTATAA
- a CDS encoding ketopantoate reductase family protein, whose protein sequence is MKIAILGAGAMGSLYASYLAPIHDVTLLDSYKPQVDKINSDGITKIGKDQSETSFSVKAVLSGTDIGFQDLLIVFVKGIHTYDAMKENTGLLGPHTIVMTLQNGAGNNRDIAQFVPKERIIVGTSSHNSVSMGLGKFYHSGCGPTNIGPDFPSESSLRDVKKVAAALEESGLYVNIMEDIQKVLWQKLMVNCGINALSTLMQCRIGEIYTNSHLWDLCKKIVYECVMVAEADGTYFDRRDALKIVQSVCENDAEGYASMYQDRQNKRITEIDRINGVVAKLGDEYSINTPCNHMLVTQIHGMEVMYSNQ, encoded by the coding sequence ATGAAAATTGCAATTCTTGGGGCCGGCGCTATGGGAAGTCTTTATGCCAGCTATCTTGCCCCTATTCATGATGTTACATTATTAGACAGTTATAAACCGCAGGTTGATAAGATAAATTCTGACGGAATTACAAAGATCGGAAAAGACCAGTCTGAGACCAGCTTTTCCGTAAAGGCGGTCTTAAGTGGTACAGATATTGGATTTCAGGACCTTTTAATTGTCTTTGTAAAGGGAATCCATACATACGATGCCATGAAAGAAAATACGGGGCTCTTAGGACCCCACACCATTGTTATGACACTGCAAAACGGAGCAGGCAATAACCGGGATATTGCTCAGTTCGTTCCAAAGGAACGGATTATCGTAGGAACCAGCAGCCATAACAGTGTTTCCATGGGACTTGGTAAGTTCTACCATTCCGGATGCGGCCCCACAAATATCGGCCCTGACTTTCCCTCTGAATCTTCCCTAAGAGATGTAAAAAAAGTTGCCGCTGCCTTAGAGGAAAGCGGCCTGTATGTAAATATTATGGAAGATATCCAAAAAGTGTTATGGCAAAAGCTTATGGTCAATTGCGGAATCAATGCACTGAGCACCTTGATGCAGTGCCGGATCGGAGAAATTTATACCAATTCACATCTTTGGGATTTGTGTAAGAAAATTGTTTACGAATGCGTGATGGTCGCAGAAGCAGACGGCACCTATTTTGACCGCAGAGATGCCCTTAAAATCGTCCAGAGCGTATGTGAAAATGATGCCGAAGGATATGCAAGCATGTATCAGGACCGCCAAAATAAACGAATTACAGAAATTGACCGGATTAATGGAGTCGTTGCAAAGCTTGGAGATGAATACAGCATCAATACTCCATGCAACCATATGCTGGTAACTCAGATTCACGGTATGGAAGTGATGTATTCCAATCAATAA
- a CDS encoding VOC family protein yields MMKLKLEGFGIFVKDMGTMIRFYRDVLGFEIKEEEDTSNVYLEKDGTLFLLYGRKDFETMTGKTFDYADKINGHYEIALGVENYAAVDLAFSEVTKKGAIPVMEPATEPWGQRTCYIADPEGNVIEIGSFQP; encoded by the coding sequence ATGATGAAACTAAAGCTGGAAGGATTTGGAATCTTCGTAAAAGATATGGGAACTATGATTCGATTTTACAGGGATGTACTGGGGTTTGAGATAAAGGAAGAGGAAGATACCAGTAATGTATATCTTGAAAAGGATGGTACCTTGTTTTTATTGTACGGCAGAAAAGATTTTGAAACTATGACTGGTAAAACTTTTGATTATGCAGATAAAATCAATGGTCACTATGAAATTGCTCTTGGAGTTGAAAATTATGCAGCAGTTGATCTGGCATTTTCGGAGGTAACGAAAAAGGGAGCAATTCCGGTAATGGAGCCTGCAACAGAACCTTGGGGGCAGCGCACCTGCTACATTGCTGATCCTGAGGGAAATGTTATTGAAATAGGATCCTTTCAACCATAA
- a CDS encoding GNAT family N-acetyltransferase — translation MELTACTFDDIPVLAKLNKELYEDENNDNIPAMEILEERLRLSMEQGSKAFFFMMDGEVSGYALVKTQTTPYYLSHFFICKDMRRKHLGTTAFQQLLEELNTETMDLDVFCWNQRGQGFWKSLGFEERCIIMRKSK, via the coding sequence ATGGAGCTGACCGCATGTACGTTTGATGATATACCAGTTCTGGCAAAGCTGAACAAAGAGCTTTATGAGGATGAGAACAATGATAACATACCTGCAATGGAGATTTTGGAAGAACGGTTAAGGCTTTCCATGGAGCAGGGATCAAAAGCGTTCTTTTTCATGATGGATGGTGAAGTTTCCGGATATGCTTTGGTAAAGACACAGACAACGCCCTATTATCTTTCTCATTTTTTTATCTGTAAGGATATGAGAAGAAAGCATCTTGGTACGACTGCATTTCAACAGCTTTTAGAGGAACTAAATACAGAAACCATGGATCTTGATGTTTTCTGCTGGAATCAGAGAGGACAGGGCTTTTGGAAGAGTCTTGGATTCGAAGAGAGATGTATCATTATGAGGAAAAGCAAATAA
- the mscL gene encoding large conductance mechanosensitive channel protein MscL, whose translation MSDKKSMVNEFKDFILRGNVVDLAVGVIIGAAFQSIVTSLVRDIISPLIGVITGGVDFTNKFLLLYTPANGADVSTLEAAGAQGPVIAYGAFITSVINFLIMAVVIFFMVKSINSLRGKAQQAVALKMKGKSGGSQSTSTSSSSTTSNSASDPSSEEKQCSYCYKKIHINAIRCPYCTSQLEESSESSGQS comes from the coding sequence ATGAGCGATAAAAAATCTATGGTAAATGAGTTTAAGGACTTTATTTTACGCGGCAATGTGGTGGATCTGGCTGTGGGTGTTATTATTGGTGCTGCTTTCCAGTCCATAGTAACCTCTCTGGTCAGGGATATTATTTCGCCGTTAATTGGTGTGATTACTGGAGGAGTGGACTTTACCAATAAGTTCCTGCTTCTTTATACTCCGGCAAATGGAGCCGACGTTTCAACACTGGAGGCAGCAGGTGCTCAGGGACCTGTCATTGCATATGGTGCTTTTATAACCTCTGTCATTAATTTCCTGATTATGGCAGTTGTGATTTTCTTTATGGTTAAGTCCATCAATTCCTTAAGGGGAAAAGCCCAACAGGCGGTGGCGCTTAAGATGAAAGGGAAATCCGGAGGAAGTCAGTCAACTTCAACCTCTTCCTCGTCAACCACATCTAACTCTGCTTCTGACCCATCATCAGAGGAGAAGCAGTGTTCTTACTGTTATAAAAAGATTCATATCAATGCAATCCGGTGCCCGTACTGTACCAGTCAGCTTGAAGAATCAAGTGAAAGCTCCGGTCAGAGTTAA
- a CDS encoding glycoside hydrolase family 13 protein, giving the protein MKNMTQTHAWWERAVAYQIYPRSFQDSNGDGIGDLQGIIRRLSYLAELGIDLIWICPIYPSPNDDNGYDISDYQDIQREYGTMKDFDELLEKAHNHGIRVILDLVVNHTSSAHSWFVESRSSKDSHKRDWYIWRDSRNGAEPSNWESIFGGSAWEYDENTKQYFLHTFGRTMPDINWENSGVKKAVYDMICWWLDKGIDGFRVDAITHIHKPDLTDMPNLNGEKYVSSFDKHMNQPGILDLLRELKENTFAKYDIFTVAEANGVHIEEVKEWISQGKGVFDSLFQFDHLNLWNLETKSGKISLIKLKKALTKWQQATQDVGNVGLVMENHDLVRSISRFGSPDRYFTESGKCLALMYFMQKGIAFIYQGQEIGMTNADYESPSDFRDKPSLTRYQARIKKGMSPEDSFQILKNTTRDNSRTPIQWDDTSNGGFSEGTPWLKVNQNHTWLNVQAQLQDEDSILNFYKKIIRIRKEIPALHYGTYTLLMEESESIYAYTREYEGEGYLITCNLSEEKSDLEVPYTLSGSQIIIGNYKETERDSITLQPYECRLYKLGAL; this is encoded by the coding sequence ATGAAAAACATGACACAAACCCATGCCTGGTGGGAAAGGGCAGTAGCTTATCAGATTTATCCCAGAAGTTTTCAGGATAGCAATGGGGATGGGATTGGTGATTTACAGGGGATTATAAGAAGATTATCCTATCTTGCGGAGCTGGGGATCGACTTAATCTGGATCTGCCCGATCTACCCATCGCCCAACGATGACAATGGCTATGATATCAGTGATTATCAGGATATTCAAAGAGAATACGGCACGATGAAGGATTTTGACGAGCTCTTGGAAAAAGCCCACAACCATGGGATACGGGTAATTTTAGATTTAGTGGTAAATCATACATCCTCAGCACATTCGTGGTTCGTCGAGTCTAGAAGCTCAAAAGATAGCCATAAGAGGGATTGGTATATTTGGCGGGACTCCAGGAACGGGGCGGAACCGAGTAACTGGGAGAGCATCTTTGGAGGTTCTGCATGGGAATACGATGAAAACACAAAACAGTATTTTTTACATACGTTTGGCAGAACTATGCCTGATATTAACTGGGAGAACAGCGGCGTTAAAAAAGCTGTATATGACATGATTTGCTGGTGGCTGGATAAGGGGATTGATGGCTTTCGGGTGGACGCCATTACCCACATCCATAAGCCGGATTTGACGGATATGCCAAACCTCAATGGAGAAAAGTATGTTTCTTCTTTTGATAAGCATATGAACCAGCCGGGAATCCTAGATTTATTGAGGGAATTAAAAGAAAATACCTTTGCAAAATACGATATTTTCACCGTAGCAGAAGCCAATGGGGTTCACATAGAAGAGGTCAAGGAATGGATCTCCCAGGGGAAGGGGGTCTTTGATTCATTGTTCCAATTCGATCATTTGAACTTATGGAATTTAGAGACGAAGTCTGGAAAAATCTCGCTAATTAAGCTTAAGAAAGCGTTGACCAAATGGCAGCAGGCAACCCAGGATGTTGGAAATGTTGGTCTAGTAATGGAAAATCATGATTTGGTCAGAAGTATCAGCAGGTTCGGCTCCCCTGACCGTTACTTTACAGAAAGTGGCAAGTGTCTGGCATTAATGTATTTTATGCAAAAAGGAATAGCCTTCATCTATCAGGGACAAGAAATCGGCATGACAAATGCAGATTATGAGTCTCCGTCGGATTTTCGGGATAAACCCTCTTTAACCCGTTATCAGGCAAGGATAAAAAAGGGAATGAGTCCAGAGGACTCCTTTCAGATTCTTAAGAATACAACTAGGGATAATTCCAGAACACCGATTCAGTGGGATGATACGTCAAACGGCGGATTCAGTGAAGGTACCCCATGGTTGAAAGTAAATCAAAATCACACTTGGTTAAATGTACAGGCTCAGCTTCAGGATGAGGATTCAATATTAAACTTCTACAAGAAAATAATTCGTATCAGAAAAGAAATTCCTGCATTACACTACGGGACCTATACTTTACTCATGGAGGAAAGTGAAAGTATTTATGCGTACACCAGGGAATATGAAGGAGAAGGATACTTAATTACCTGCAATTTATCGGAAGAAAAGAGTGACCTGGAGGTTCCCTATACATTATCTGGAAGTCAGATAATAATCGGCAATTACAAGGAAACGGAAAGGGACTCAATTACCCTGCAGCCTTATGAATGCAGACTCTATAAACTAGGCGCATTATGA
- a CDS encoding DUF1634 domain-containing protein, which yields MSKNAGNKNGIEDTEIVISKTLRAGVALSGAITCLGLMLFLVTGNSGYPGESFPTSVAEILRGLENLKPYAVMLSGLFLLILTPVLRVGVSIITFVKEKDYMYAAITATVFIILIISFLLGKE from the coding sequence ATGAGTAAGAATGCAGGAAATAAGAATGGAATTGAAGATACGGAAATTGTAATCAGTAAGACATTAAGAGCTGGAGTTGCCTTAAGCGGAGCAATCACTTGCCTTGGCCTGATGCTGTTTCTAGTGACAGGAAACAGTGGGTATCCGGGGGAAAGCTTTCCTACCTCAGTGGCTGAAATTCTCCGGGGACTGGAGAATTTAAAACCCTATGCTGTCATGTTAAGCGGATTATTTCTCCTGATCCTTACTCCGGTTTTAAGGGTAGGAGTATCGATTATAACATTTGTAAAAGAAAAGGATTATATGTATGCCGCAATTACTGCAACCGTATTTATCATACTTATTATCAGCTTTCTCCTGGGAAAAGAATGA
- a CDS encoding GntR family transcriptional regulator, whose amino-acid sequence MVEKDSGFPYYIQIYQKLRERILIKEYLPGEPIPSENELVKEFGVTRATVRNAVKKLQSEGLIATEKGKGSYVNHPKIEQSLFKFYSFGRDHEELDKDSVLLGIKESHDVEAQRALVLSGDQHIKQITRIRRMDGVPVIIENSYLPADLVPDIESYDVERLSIYDLLEHTYGHGIQRAKEYLETCITDPAISELLEVQEGLSAFLIKRITYDRKGRPIEFRVSVIRSDKFTFSVDLQLR is encoded by the coding sequence ATGGTTGAAAAAGACAGCGGATTTCCTTATTATATCCAGATATATCAGAAACTTCGGGAAAGGATCCTTATAAAGGAGTATCTTCCAGGGGAGCCTATTCCTTCAGAAAATGAACTGGTGAAGGAATTTGGGGTGACCAGGGCAACGGTAAGGAATGCGGTAAAAAAACTTCAGAGCGAGGGTCTTATTGCAACAGAAAAAGGAAAAGGTTCCTATGTAAATCACCCAAAGATTGAACAGAGCCTGTTTAAGTTTTACAGCTTTGGAAGAGATCATGAGGAACTTGATAAAGATTCCGTGCTGTTAGGAATTAAGGAGAGCCACGATGTTGAGGCACAGAGGGCACTTGTACTTTCGGGTGACCAGCACATAAAGCAGATCACCCGTATCCGTAGGATGGATGGAGTGCCAGTCATCATTGAAAATTCTTATCTGCCAGCAGATCTTGTCCCTGACATTGAGTCCTATGATGTGGAACGACTTTCAATTTATGATTTGCTGGAACATACTTATGGACATGGGATACAAAGAGCAAAGGAATATCTTGAGACCTGTATCACCGATCCGGCAATCTCAGAACTTTTAGAGGTGCAGGAAGGGCTGTCTGCGTTTTTAATTAAGCGGATTACTTATGACAGGAAGGGCAGACCCATTGAGTTTCGTGTATCTGTCATTAGAAGCGATAAATTTACATTTTCAGTGGACTTACAATTAAGATAA
- a CDS encoding LysR family transcriptional regulator, with protein MDVNKYMLFVRAVETGNLSKAAAQLSYSQTAASHMISSMEEELGIKLLYRGRSGVSLTEEGERIYPLAKELTEKEEAIRIMAGEEKIHHGRIRIGVITSVAVKWMPQIIMEFRKQYPFVELYMNDAINYEIMKDWFSKDVIDCAITAESNGKENEIPLVEDPYYVIMSPDHPLRQYETITPQLLKGETFVVPSEGTSYLVGKILRQAKGKLMEHNGFLSDQAAIAMVSGGCGISILPKLVLDSYGTEGYIRRILDPKVHRVIYFCISSRKILHPTIRCFSAFAREWIGNHAENVIKS; from the coding sequence ATGGATGTTAATAAATATATGTTATTCGTGCGTGCGGTTGAAACCGGTAATTTATCAAAGGCAGCCGCTCAGTTAAGCTACTCACAGACAGCCGCCAGCCACATGATCTCTTCCATGGAAGAGGAACTGGGAATCAAGCTTTTATACAGGGGAAGAAGCGGAGTGTCCCTTACGGAGGAGGGGGAGCGAATCTATCCACTGGCAAAGGAGCTTACAGAGAAGGAGGAAGCCATAAGGATTATGGCAGGAGAAGAGAAAATCCATCACGGCAGAATCCGGATAGGAGTCATCACAAGTGTGGCAGTAAAATGGATGCCACAGATTATCATGGAATTTAGAAAACAGTATCCTTTTGTAGAACTGTATATGAACGATGCGATCAATTATGAAATCATGAAGGACTGGTTCTCCAAGGATGTCATAGACTGCGCCATTACAGCAGAATCAAACGGAAAGGAGAATGAGATTCCATTGGTTGAGGACCCTTACTATGTAATTATGTCTCCGGACCATCCCTTAAGACAGTATGAAACCATTACGCCTCAATTATTAAAGGGTGAGACCTTTGTGGTTCCCAGTGAGGGGACCAGCTATCTGGTTGGAAAGATATTAAGGCAGGCAAAGGGAAAGCTGATGGAGCATAATGGGTTTTTAAGTGACCAGGCGGCCATTGCCATGGTGTCCGGTGGATGCGGCATAAGCATTTTGCCAAAGCTGGTTCTTGATTCCTATGGCACAGAAGGCTATATCAGAAGAATTCTTGATCCTAAAGTTCACCGTGTCATATATTTTTGTATTTCATCCAGAAAAATACTTCATCCCACCATTCGATGCTTTTCTGCCTTTGCCAGGGAATGGATAGGAAATCACGCAGAAAATGTGATAAAAAGCTGA
- a CDS encoding S8 family peptidase: MSKILDNNYYDLAISNTLIPDFRSGDNITWLNDEFSLLHVSKSDKQPCDLGEYPYSLFSALFTPTSVIDSAPQVICNTQQTEHFTLLGQGILIGLVDTGIDYQHPAFRNKDKTTRIISIWDQTHQDGVVPDGFTFGTEYSKVLLNNALLSADPKILAPTTDENGHGTAIASIVAGSPTEDRSFSGIVPNSELIVVKLKEAKQNLKMIFSVPEDKLCYQESDIILGVRYLISVAQRLKRPLVICIALGSNQGSHDGRGILSLYLESIVRIPDISVAISAGNEGNSNRHYFGTSMYPPYTKDFQLNVGAQDRMFSMEIWPNLPGRLAIEVSSPDRETISLVHPSFYTCEKFTFKSSTSVVWINNMAFERGTGDQLILLRFADPLPGIWYIHVQSTDNEPFSIHSWLPSGDLISNDTFFLFPNPDTTITAPGNAWHPLTVTAYNQLSGNILNESSRGYTRSGLVKPDVAAPGYQISCALPGGSYGTLTGTGAAAAYAAGSLAMIFEWTQGKGNFTYVTGEQASLMLIRTASRNPAYSYPNNIWGYGTIDVFKLLSRLSDDM; this comes from the coding sequence ATGAGTAAAATATTGGATAACAATTACTATGATTTAGCTATTAGTAATACATTGATTCCAGACTTTAGAAGCGGCGATAATATCACATGGCTGAATGATGAATTTTCTCTGCTTCATGTCAGCAAAAGTGACAAGCAGCCCTGTGATCTGGGAGAATATCCATACTCTCTGTTTTCTGCCCTTTTTACCCCTACTTCCGTCATTGATTCTGCTCCCCAGGTCATCTGTAACACTCAGCAGACTGAGCACTTTACATTACTTGGTCAGGGCATTTTGATTGGTCTTGTTGATACTGGTATCGACTACCAGCATCCTGCCTTTCGAAACAAAGATAAGACGACCCGAATCATATCCATCTGGGATCAGACTCATCAGGATGGGGTAGTTCCGGATGGCTTTACTTTTGGAACAGAATATTCAAAAGTCTTACTTAATAATGCCCTTCTCTCTGCAGACCCTAAGATTTTGGCCCCCACGACCGATGAGAACGGGCATGGAACTGCCATTGCAAGTATTGTAGCCGGCTCCCCTACGGAAGATCGTTCTTTTTCAGGAATCGTTCCAAATTCAGAACTAATTGTTGTTAAGTTAAAGGAAGCCAAACAGAATCTTAAAATGATATTTTCCGTACCTGAGGATAAGCTGTGCTACCAGGAATCCGATATTATATTGGGTGTCAGGTATCTGATTTCCGTAGCTCAAAGGCTAAAGCGCCCTCTTGTCATCTGCATTGCTCTCGGAAGCAATCAGGGAAGTCACGATGGACGGGGAATTTTAAGCCTTTACCTGGAAAGCATTGTCCGTATCCCAGATATCAGTGTTGCTATTTCCGCGGGAAATGAAGGTAACAGCAACAGGCATTATTTTGGTACCAGCATGTATCCTCCTTACACAAAGGATTTTCAATTAAATGTAGGAGCCCAGGATCGGATGTTTTCTATGGAAATCTGGCCCAATCTTCCCGGACGTCTTGCCATTGAAGTCTCTTCACCTGATAGAGAGACCATTTCCCTGGTTCATCCTTCTTTTTATACCTGTGAGAAATTTACATTTAAATCCAGCACCAGTGTGGTCTGGATTAACAATATGGCATTTGAAAGAGGAACCGGCGATCAGCTTATATTACTCCGCTTTGCGGACCCTCTCCCCGGAATCTGGTACATACATGTCCAAAGCACCGATAATGAACCCTTTTCCATTCATTCCTGGCTGCCTTCCGGGGATTTGATTTCTAATGACACATTTTTTCTCTTCCCCAATCCTGATACCACCATAACCGCCCCGGGAAATGCATGGCATCCTCTTACGGTAACGGCTTATAACCAGTTAAGCGGAAATATTCTTAATGAATCCAGCAGAGGATATACCAGAAGCGGTTTGGTCAAGCCCGATGTGGCAGCCCCAGGTTACCAGATTTCCTGCGCACTGCCAGGAGGATCCTACGGAACTCTTACCGGTACCGGCGCTGCTGCTGCCTATGCTGCAGGCTCCCTGGCTATGATTTTTGAATGGACCCAGGGAAAAGGAAACTTTACTTATGTTACAGGAGAGCAGGCAAGCCTTATGCTCATCAGAACTGCAAGCCGGAATCCTGCCTACAGCTACCCCAACAACATCTGGGGATATGGCACCATTGATGTATTTAAGCTTTTGTCCCGTCTTTCAGATGATATGTAA